Proteins from one Coffea arabica cultivar ET-39 chromosome 8c, Coffea Arabica ET-39 HiFi, whole genome shotgun sequence genomic window:
- the LOC113705356 gene encoding phosphatidylglycerophosphate phosphatase PTPMT1 has product MRIEELGGEEEGLEIAERPEEEEKEVAKSAASGEAVHNVGDSGGGGGGGGDIVLWSTKKVLVGAGARALFYPTLLYNVVRNKVQAEFRWWDWIDEFVLLGAVPFRSDVSELKDLGIGAVVTLNEPYETLVPTSLYQAHGIHHLVLPTRDYLFAPSLDDICRAVDFIHENASCGQSTYVHCKAGRGRSTTIVICFLVKFKQMTPDVAYNYVKSIRPRVHLASSQWQAVQEFHYVQVRTTCASSLLTDLVLKSSKLFSSRDLLAFDDGSAVIITNSDLAGYDPNQDPVAVRNEIWADVNFIYRVKVAGAIALTKLSCLWLRCHTQQKVLGEELTGESSCLTGAEQLGDITVDIHVYSS; this is encoded by the exons ATGCGTATAGAAGAATTGGGTGGAGAAGAAGAGGGCTTGGAGATTGCCGAGAGGcctgaggaggaggagaaggaggTGGCGAAATCAGCTGCTAGTGGTGAGGCTGTGCATAATGTTGGTGATAGTggtggcggcggcggcggcggagGAGATATTGTGTTGTGGAGTACAAAGAAGGTTTTAGTGGGAGCTGGGGCAAGGGCTTTATTTTATCCAACTTTGCTGTATAATGTTGTTAGGAATAAAGTTCAGGCCGAATTTCGGTGGTGGGATTGGATTGATGAG TTTGTCTTGTTAGGTGCAGTTCCATTCAGGTCTGATGTCAGTGAGCTAAAGGATCTTGGCATTGGTGCAGTTGTCACTCTTAATGAGCCATATGAAACTCTGGTCCCGACATCTCTGTATCAG GCTCATGGAATTCATCATTTAGTTCTTCCTACAAGAGATTACCTTTTTGCACCATCATTGGATGACATTTGCCGAGCTGTAGACTTCATTCATG AGAATGCATCATGTGGACAAAGCACTTATGTCCATTGTAAGGCTGGGCGGGGTCGCAGCACAACTATAGTTATATGTTTTCTG GTTAAGTTTAAGCAGATGACGCCTGATGTTGCCTATAATTATGTGAAGTCAATACGGCCCAGGGTACACTTGGCCTCCTCCCAGTGGCAG GCTGTTCAGGAATTTCACTATGTGCAGGTCAGGACGACCTGTGCCTCAAGCCTTCTGACAGATCTGGTTTTGAAAAGCTCCAAGTTGTTTTCTAGCCGAGATCTTTTAGCATTTGATGATGGTTCTGCAGTCATAATTACCAATTCTGATCTTGCTGGATATGATCCAAATCAAGACCCTGTTGCTGTAAGAAATGAGATTTGGGCAGACGTGAATTTCATCTATAGAGTTAAAGTGGCTGGTGCGATAGCTTTGACAAAACTTTCTTGCTTGTGGCTACGATGTCACACTCAACAGAAAGTTTTAGGTGAGGAGTTGACAGGGGAGAGCAGCTGCTTAACTGGAGCAGAACAATTGGGAGACATTACTGTGGACATCCACGTCTACTCTTCATAG
- the LOC113705445 gene encoding pentatricopeptide repeat-containing protein At5g47360, protein MFIRSRSFTPLISPKRSNFSLSKFGLFSTFASSAEKLMTHLQKNESKVEKSLDRVKIKLNTACINEVLQRCSVDKPQMGLRFFIWAGLQPKYRHSAYMYGQACKLLEIKQKPHIISDVIEAYRMENCAVSVKMFKVLLYLCREAKDANLGLRVLRKMKEFNCRPDTTAYNVVIAMFCEKREVDEAMKLMEEMGLIDLYPDMMTYVAVLKGLSDIGRLEDACRLVKAMKGHGCVPNAVVYSILLDGICRFGSLERAMEMLGEMEKESGNSKPNLVTYTAVVQRFCEMGQSMDALRILDQMREFGCKPNKTTMSVLIKGLCVEGRIEEAYKVIDKVAGESVSYDECYSSLVLSLLQIGKLEEAEKVFRMILVQGLRPDGAASSTVLRQLCLVGRWLDAFRLCEGIENSGNVSIDADIYSILLAGLCQEKNLVVAAKLAKLMVERGVQLQAPYVDDVVKHLKNSDEEELVSKISRISS, encoded by the coding sequence ATGTTTATTCGTTCCCGTTCTTTCACACCATTAATTTCACCAAAAAGATCCAATTTTTCGCTTTCAAAATTTGGTCTTTTCTCCACATTTGCATCATCAGCAGAAAAACTTATGACCCATTTGCAGAAAAATGAATCGAAAGTCGAAAAATCCCTCGACAGAGTGAAAATCAAACTTAACACAGCATGCATAAATGAAGTTTTGCAGAGATGCTCCGTAGATAAACCCCAAATGGGTCTTAGATTCTTCATCTGGGCTGGCCTTCAACCCAAATACAGGCACTCTGCATATATGTATGGCCAAGCTTGCAAATTGTTGGAAATTAAGCAAAAACCACATATTATTAGTGATGTTATTGAAGCATATAGGATGGAAAACTGCGCTGTTAGTGTTAAGATGTTTAAGGTGTTGTTGTATTTGTGTAGAGAGGCTAAAGATGCAAACTTGGGGTTGCGGGTATTGAGGAAAATGAAGGAGTTTAATTGTAGGCCTGATACCACTGCATATAATGTGGTAATTGCTATGTTTTGTGAGAAGAGGGAGGTTGATGAGGCAATGAAATTGATGGAAGAGATGGGTTTGATTGATCTTTATCCGGATATGATGACATATGTTGCAGTACTTAAGGGGTTATCTGATATTGGGAGGCTGGAGGATGCATGCCGGCTTGTTAAGGCTATGAAAGGGCATGGTTGTGTGCCCAATGCAGTTGTCTATTCAATACTGCTTGATGGGATATGTAGGTTTGGGAGTTTGGAGAGGGCAATGGAGATGTTGGGggaaatggagaaagaaagtgGGAATAGTAAACCAAATTTGGTTACTTATACGGCTGTGGTTCAAAGATTTTGTGAGATGGGTCAGTCTATGGATGCATTGAGGATTTTAGATCAAATGAGGGAATTCGGATGTAAGCCAAATAAAACCACGATGAGTGTCTTGATTAAGGGGCTTTGTGTTGAGGGGCGCATAGAGGAGGCCTATAAGGTCATTGATAAGGTTGCTGGAGAGAGTGTGTCATACGATGAATGCTATAGTTCTCTTGTATTATCGCTCTTGCAGATTGGAAAACTTGAGGAGGCAGAGAAGGTTTTCAGGATGATTTTGGTTCAAGGACTAAGGCCTGATGGTGCTGCTTCAAGTACTGTCTTGAGGCAGCTTTGTTTGGTCGGACGGTGGCTTGATGCATTCCGCCTGTGTGAAGGGATTGAGAATTCTGGAAATGTATCCATTGATGCTGACATTTATTCAATTCTTTTGGCTGGACtctgtcaagaaaaaaatttggtagTCGCTGCAAAGCTTGCAAAGCTAATGGTGGAGAGAGGTGTCCAGCTACAAGCTCCTTATGTAGATGATGTGGTTAAACATCTGAAAAATTCTGATGAAGAAGAGTTGGTTTCCAAAATCTCTAGGATCAGTAGTTGA
- the LOC113705261 gene encoding subtilisin-like protease, producing the protein MRSNMGLMQIFFLFCVLSFHSLAISAIDFQEQSNLETYIVHVELPESGTQLSTTNSSIPNEDLDSWYNSFLPTVTASSNDGPRIIYPYHNVFKGFAAKLSAEDVKAMEKMPGFVSARPQKVLSLHTTYTPNFLGLHPNSGFWKASNYGKGVIIGVLDSGITPDHPSFGDEGMPPPPAKWKGKCEFNTSVCNNKLIGARFFRHGDGSSIDGIGHGTHTASTAAGSYVEGANVFGNANGTAVGIAPLAHLAIYKVCTTSSCSESDLLAAMDAAIHDGVDVLSISLGGSSEPFYADNIALGAYRATEKGIFVSCSAGNDGPSSSTLSNEAPWILTVGASTTDRKIRATVVLGNKEKLEGETLHQPKDFPSTQFRIFFPGANQSDPNADRFCTTALLNQTGIKGKIAVCDIGEIPLLDKEKNVKAAGGVGMIIINPEEFGYTTSVDAYSLPATQVTYADRLKLIKYVNTARSPKAAISFKGTMIGDNHAPAVAYFSSRGPSQASIGILKPDIIGPGVNILAAWHRSVENNPNTKSNFNVISGTSMACPHLSGVAALLKSAHPNWSPAAIKSAMMTTTDLVNLAKKPIEDQRQLPADIFATGAGHVNPASASNPGLLYDIEPKDYIPYLCGLNYTDKQVGLILQRKVKCSEISNIPEGQLNYPSFSVVVRLAVQKYTRTVTNVGEASSVYHVQIVAPAGVNVRVNPTMLSFTKVNQKLAYEVTFSPSGSANNIAVSQGSLTWHSSNSKYSVRSPIAAIFQAVGL; encoded by the coding sequence ATGCGGTCAAACATGGGTttgatgcaaattttctttcttttttgtgtaCTGAGTTTTCATTCGTTGGCAATCTCTGCAATTGATTTTCAAGAGCAGAGCAACTTGGAGACTTACATCGTTCATGTTGAGTTGCCTGAGTCTGGCACTCAACTTTCCACCACAAATTCTTCAATCCCAAATGAAGATCTGGATAGTTGGTATAATTCTTTTCTGCCAACAGTCACCGCAAGCTCGAATGATGGGCCGAGAATTATTTACCCATATCACAATGTTTTCAAGGGATTTGCTGCCAAATTATCAGCTGAGGATGTCAAAGCAATGGAAAAGATGCCTGGTTTTGTATCAGCTAGACCACAAAAGGTGTTGTCTCTGCATACAACGTATACTCCAAATTTTTTGGGGTTGCATCCGAACTCGGGATTTTGGAAAGCATCAAACTATGGGAAGGGTGTGATTATTGGTGTCTTGGACTCAGGAATCACACCGGACCACCCTTCATTTGGAGATGAAGGAATGCCTCCACCACCTGCAAAATGGAAGGGAAAGTGTGAATTCAATACCTCAGTATGCAATAACAAATTGATCGGAGCAAGATTTTTCCGCCATGGAGATGGCTCTTCAATCGATGGAATTGGTCATGGAACTCACACTGCAAGCACAGCTGCTGGAAGCTATGTCGAGGGTGCCAATGTGTTTGGAAATGCCAACGGCACAGCAGTTGGTATCGCACCTCTTGCTCACCTGGCAATCTACAAAGTATGCACCACTAGTAGTTGCTCAGAAAGTGATTTATTGGCTGCGATGGATGCTGCTATCCACGATGGGGTTGATGTTCTTTCCATATCCCTTGGAGGAAGTTCAGAACCATTTTATGCTGACAATATTGCACTTGGTGCCTATAGAGCAACCGAAAAGGGCATTTTCGTGAGCTGCTCAGCCGGGAACGACGGTCCTTCTAGTAGCACTTTATCAAATGAGGCGCCTTGGATTCTCACTGTTGGTGCAAGCACCACTGACAGAAAAATCAGGGCAACTGTCGTGCTTGGAAACAAGGAGAAGCTTGAAGGCGAGACACTTCATCAGCCGAAGGATTTTCCGTCAACACAATTTCGTATATTCTTCCCCGGTGCCAACCAGAGTGATCCTAATGCAGATCGATTCTGCACCACAGCATTATTGAACCAGACAGGCATCAAAGGGAAGATTGCAGTTTGTGATATTGGAGAAATTCCACTGCTCGATAAAGAAAAGAATGTCAAGGCTGCTGGTGGTGTTGGCATGATTATTATAAACCCAGAAGAATTTGGATATACCACATCAGTGGATGCTTATAGCCTCCCGGCTACACAGGTGACTTATGCTGATCGACTTAAATTGATTAAGTACGTAAACACAGCAAGATCTCCCAAGGCTGCAATCTCATTCAAAGGAACTATGATTGGAGACAATCATGCTCCTGCTGTTGCATATTTTTCCTCTAGAGGTCCGAGCCAAGCAAGTATCGGAATTCTGAAACCAGACATTATTGGCCCTGGTGTAAACATCCTGGCTGCGTGGCATCGTTCAGTCGAAAACAACCCCAACACAAAGTCAAATTTCAATGTGATCTCTGGCACTTCAATGGCCTGCCCTCACCTCAGTGGTGTTGCTGCTCTGCTGAAAAGTGCTCATCCTAATTGGTCTCCTGCTGCAATTAAGTCTGCCATGATGACAACTACTGATCTAGTGAACCTGGCAAAGAAACCGATTGAAGATCAAAGGCAACTTCCAGCGGACATTTTTGCCACTGGTGCAGGCCATGTCAATCCAGCAAGCGCAAGCAATCCAGGGCTTCtttatgacattgagcctaaaGATTACATTCCTTACTTATGCGGTTTGAATTACACAGACAAGCAGGTTGGTTTGATTTTACAACGCAAGGTAAAATGCTCAGAAATATCAAACATACCTGAAGGTCAACTGAACTATCCTTCATTCTCAGTCGTGGTTCGATTAGCAGTTCAGAAGTATACAAGAACAGTGACCAATGTAGGTGAGGCTAGTTCAGTTTACCATGTTCAGATTGTCGCACCTGCAGGCGTAAATGTGAGAGTCAACCCGACAATGCTCAGTTTCACAAAAGTGAACCAGAAATTGGCGTATGAAGTTACGTTTAGCCCATCAGGATCAGCTAATAACATTGCTGTCTCTCAAGGATCTCTTACCTGGCATTCATCCAACTCCAAATACTCTGTCAGAAGCCCAATTGCTGCGATTTTCCAAGCTGTGGGATTGTAG
- the LOC113706695 gene encoding subtilisin-like protease — MQSNMGLVQILTLFCALSFHSLAISALDFQEQSNLETYIVHVEFPESDTQLSTASSSIPNEDLDGWYNSFLPTVTASSNDAPRMIYPYHNVFKGFAAKLSAEDIKAMEDKPGFLSARPQKVLSLHTTHTPNFLGLHQNMGFWNESNYGKGVIIGVLDTGITPDHPSFGDEGMPPPPAKWKGKCEFNTSVCNNKLIGARFFRSGDGTPIDRNGHGTHTASTAAGNYVKAANVFGNANGTAVGIAPLAHLAVYKVCATSGCSESDILAAMDAAIDDGVDILSLSLGGSSEPFYADNIALGAYSAMEKGIFVSCSAGNDGPTSSTLSNEAPWILTVGASTIDRKIRATAVLGNKEELEGETLYQPKDFPSTLFPIYYPGANQSDFNADRFCTPALLNRTGIKGKIAVCEVGANAMLDKGKNVKAAGGVGMIIVNPEQYGYTPRADAHVLPATHLNYADRLKLIEYINTTSSPMAAISFKGTIIGDGHAPAVAYFSSRGPSQASIGILKPDIIGPGVNILAAWYRSVENNTNTKSNFNVISGTSMSCPHLSGVAALLKSAHPDWSPAAIKSAMMTTTDLVNLAKNPIEDQRQLPANIFDSGAGHVNPARASNPGLIYDIEPKDYIPYLCGLNYTNREVALVLQRKVNCSEIPSIPEAQLNYPSFAIVVRSAVQKYTRTVTNVGEANSVYSVQIVAPAGVNVTVNPTTLSFTKVNQKLTYEVTFSPSRLASNITVSQGSLTWISSKNSVRSPIAAIFRAVGL; from the coding sequence ATGCAGTCAAACATGGGTTTGGTGCAAATTCTCACTCTTTTTTGTGCGCTGAGTTTTCACTCATTGGCGATCTCTGCACTTGATTTTCAAGAGCAGAGCAACTTAGAGACCTATATTGTTCATGTTGAGTTCCCCGAGTCTGACACTCAACTTTCCACGGCAAGTTCTTCAATCCCGAATGAAGATCTAGATGGTTGGTACAATTCATTTCTGCCAACAGTCACTGCAAGCTCCAACGATGCACCAAGAATGATTTATCCGTATCACAATGTTTTCAAGGGATTTGCAGCGAAATTATCAGCCGAGGATATCAAAGCAATGGAAGATAAACCGGGTTTTCTTTCAGCTCGACCACAAAAGGTGTTATCGCTGCATACAACGCATACTCCAAATTTTTTGGGGTTGCATCAGAACATGGGATTTTGGAATGAATCGAATTATGGGAAGGGCGTAATTATTGGTGTATTGGACACTGGAATCACACCCGACCACCCTTCATTTGGTGATGAAGGAATGCCTCCACCACCAGCAAAATGGAAGGGAAAGTGTGAATTCAACACCTCTGTATGCAACAACAAACTGATCGGAGCAAGATTTTTCCGCAGTGGAGATGGCACTCCAATTGATCGGAATGGCCATGGCACTCACACTGCAAGCACAGCTGCTGGAAACTATGTCAAGGCTGCCAATGTGTTTGGAAATGCCAACGGCACAGCAGTTGGTATTGCACCTCTTGCTCACCTGGCAGTATACAAAGTATGCGCCACCAGTGGTTGCTCCGAGAGTGACATATTGGCTGCTATGGATGCTGCGATTGATGATGGAGTTGATATACTCTCCTTATCTCTTGGTGGAAGTTCAGAACCATTTTATGCTGACAATATTGCACTTGGTGCCTACAGTGCAATGGAGAAGGGAATTTTCGTCAGCTGCTCAGCCGGGAACGACGGTCCTACCAGTAGCACTTTATCAAATGAGGCGCCGTGGATTCTCACTGTTGGTGCAAGCACCATCGACAGAAAAATCAGGGCAACAGCTGTGCTCGGAAACAAGGAAGAACTTGAGGGCGAGACCCTTTATCAGCCGAAGGACTTTCCCTCAACACTATTTCCTATATACTACCCGGGAGCTAACCAGAGTGATTTTAATGCAGATAGATTCTGCACCCCAGCATTATTAAACAGAACAGGCATCAAAGGAAAGATAGCAGTATGTGAAGTTGGAGCAAATGCAATGCTCGACAAAGGAAAAAATGTCAAGGCTGCTGGTGGTGTTGGAATGATCATAGTTAACCCGGAGCAATACGGATATACCCCCCGAGCTGATGCTCATGTCCTCCCGGCTACACACTTGAACTATGCTGATCGACTTAAATTGATTGAGTACATAAACACAACAAGTTCACCCATGGCTGCCATCTCATTCAAAGGAACTATAATTGGAGACGGTCACGCTCCTGCTGTTGCATATTTTTCCTCTAGAGGTCCGAGCCAAGCAAGTATCGGAATTCTGAAACCAGACATTATTGGCCCTGGTGTAAACATCCTGGCTGCATGGTATCGTTCTGTCGAAAACAACACCAACACTAAATCGAATTTCAATGTAATCTCTGGAACTTCAATGTCTTGCCCTCACCTCAGTGGTGTTGCTGCTCTGCTGAAAAGTGCTCATCCTGATTGGTCTCCCGCTGCAATTAAGTCTGCGATGATGACCACCACCGATCTTGTGAACCTTGCCAAGAATCCAATTGAAGATCAAAGGCAACTTCCAGCTAACATTTTTGACAGTGGTGCAGGGCATGTCAATCCAGCAAGAGCAAGCAATCCGGGGCTTAtttatgacattgagcctaaaGATTACATTCCTTACTTGTGCGGGTTGAATTACACGAACCGGGAGGTTGCTTTGGTATTACAACGCAAGGTAAATTGCTCAGAAATACCGAGTATACCTGAAGCACAGTTGAACTATCCTTCATTCGCAATCGTTGTTCGATCAGCTGTTCAGAAGTATACAAGGACAGTGACTAATGTGGGTGAGGCCAATTCAGTTTACAGTGTTCAGATTGTTGCACCAGCAGGTGTTAATGTGACAGTCAACCCGACAACGCTCAGTTTCACAAAGGTGAACCAGAAATTGACGTATGAGGTTACGTTTAGCCCATCAAGATTGGCTTCTAACATTACCGTGTCTCAAGGATCTCTTACCTGGATTTCATCCAAGAACTCGGTCAGAAGCCCAATTGCTGCAATTTTCCGAGCTGTGGGATTGTAG